From Methanoculleus thermophilus, the proteins below share one genomic window:
- a CDS encoding Lrp/AsnC family transcriptional regulator, whose amino-acid sequence MDEIDDAILRELQRDGRMSMAELGSMLGIAPSTVFKRIEKLKSAGILERFTIVINQKCFEHTLIAFLNIRAQPDDKSEVEEFLRNLPSILEIYEILEPGDFFVKVRVQNIAELKRSVLIPLSGLPGVKDIQTIISVRKVKEQI is encoded by the coding sequence ATGGATGAGATTGACGATGCGATTCTTCGAGAACTGCAGAGAGACGGGCGAATGTCTATGGCAGAGCTCGGCTCGATGCTGGGCATCGCACCGTCGACGGTCTTTAAGAGAATCGAGAAACTGAAAAGTGCCGGTATCCTCGAACGATTTACGATTGTCATCAACCAGAAGTGTTTTGAGCATACGCTTATCGCCTTTCTGAACATCAGGGCTCAGCCCGATGATAAATCGGAGGTCGAGGAATTTCTGCGGAATCTCCCCAGCATCCTTGAGATCTATGAGATTCTAGAACCTGGAGACTTCTTTGTCAAGGTCAGGGTCCAGAACATCGCCGAACTGAAGCGGAGTGTGCTAATCCCCCTCTCTGGCCTCCCGGGGGTTAAGGATATCCAGACGATCATCTCGGTGAGGAAGGTCAAAGAGCAAATATAG
- the thiD gene encoding bifunctional hydroxymethylpyrimidine kinase/phosphomethylpyrimidine kinase, with protein MAHARMIAACSIAGSDSGGGAGIQADLKTFTALGVWGLTVITAVTAQNTREVRGAWMLPPEAVRAQIAAVADDFAIGAWKTGMLGNASVIRAVAETLPEEATLVIDPVMISTSGHRLLAEDAIKDLTELLIPKAAVVTPNLPEAEVLAGMRIESVEDMARAGERILDLGAQAVIMKGGHLSGSAVVDLFLDADGVMQLSGERYPYSVHGSGCCFSAALAAHLARGESARRAFAAARKFIDTAIREAAGDFGPARIVNPGGAIIHRYRKDIS; from the coding sequence ATGGCACATGCAAGGATGATCGCCGCCTGCTCTATAGCGGGTTCGGATTCTGGAGGGGGAGCGGGCATCCAGGCGGACCTAAAGACGTTCACGGCCCTCGGGGTGTGGGGGCTGACGGTAATTACGGCAGTCACGGCTCAGAACACTCGTGAAGTGCGGGGAGCCTGGATGCTTCCTCCTGAGGCAGTCCGGGCCCAGATCGCGGCGGTCGCGGACGATTTTGCAATCGGAGCATGGAAGACGGGAATGCTCGGAAACGCATCCGTCATCCGGGCCGTCGCTGAGACCCTGCCGGAGGAGGCGACCCTCGTCATCGATCCCGTGATGATCTCGACGTCAGGCCACCGGCTGCTTGCAGAGGATGCAATCAAGGATCTCACCGAACTGCTCATCCCCAAAGCCGCGGTCGTCACGCCGAATCTGCCGGAAGCAGAGGTGCTCGCCGGGATGAGGATCGAAAGCGTTGAGGATATGGCCAGAGCCGGCGAGCGCATCCTCGACCTCGGCGCTCAGGCCGTAATTATGAAGGGAGGGCATCTTTCCGGTAGCGCGGTCGTCGATCTCTTTCTTGACGCGGATGGAGTGATGCAACTCTCCGGGGAGCGGTACCCTTACTCGGTGCATGGGTCGGGATGCTGCTTCTCTGCGGCGCTTGCCGCTCACCTCGCCCGGGGAGAGTCTGCGCGCCGCGCATTTGCGGCGGCCCGAAAGTTCATCGATACGGCCATTCGGGAAGCAGCAGGAGATTTTGGGCCCGCGAGAATCGTCAATCCGGGAGGAGCAATCATCCATAGATATCGAAAAGACATTTCCTGA
- a CDS encoding AIR synthase-related protein, with translation MDVEEFSRRHLAAGTPDDDIVRFLAEDILTIKRNRVTPAYAEAFARAVLTEAKNSTGLSGDLFTYEPSGSTMGEFGVGSRGSGDFFAHRQLARIIGRTKAAVGVDEMDDAGAVRADGDYIVITVDGMHSRLSDFPFLAGFHATRATLRDVYVMGAKPVALLSDIHVADDGDVAKIFDYTAGVSAVGEAMGVPLVTGSTLRIGGDMVLGSRMTGCVGAVGVARHLTARKQITPGDVLLMTEGAGGGTIATAAIYSGFPEVVEETINLHFLKACEALLASDVLSGIHAMTDVTNGGLRGDAYEMAETAGCRIVIVEDELRTLVQPKVLSMLDALEIDYLGVSLDALLVVAPPELAPEIQRVVASAGVVMKEVGYVEEGAPESVLSVNGEIRDFSPRFRESAYTPVKKVVDEDKRDFDEMKVGVERAAEAALQKKLRILSRLRSS, from the coding sequence ATGGATGTAGAAGAGTTCAGCCGCCGGCACCTCGCTGCCGGCACCCCTGACGACGATATCGTGCGCTTTCTTGCAGAAGATATCCTCACAATCAAGCGTAACCGCGTAACCCCTGCCTACGCCGAGGCGTTCGCCCGTGCGGTCTTAACTGAAGCGAAGAATTCAACCGGTCTTTCCGGCGACCTCTTCACCTACGAGCCCTCAGGCTCGACGATGGGTGAATTCGGCGTCGGATCACGGGGGTCCGGCGACTTCTTCGCCCATCGGCAACTCGCCCGGATCATCGGCCGGACGAAAGCGGCGGTCGGCGTCGATGAGATGGACGATGCCGGCGCTGTCCGTGCGGACGGCGATTATATCGTCATCACCGTCGATGGAATGCACTCTCGTCTCTCCGACTTTCCATTCCTCGCCGGGTTCCATGCCACCCGGGCGACGCTCCGGGATGTCTACGTCATGGGTGCGAAACCCGTCGCCCTCCTCTCCGACATCCACGTCGCCGATGACGGCGATGTCGCAAAGATCTTTGATTATACCGCTGGAGTCTCCGCCGTCGGCGAGGCGATGGGCGTTCCGCTCGTGACCGGCTCGACCCTGCGCATCGGCGGGGACATGGTGCTCGGCTCCCGGATGACCGGGTGCGTCGGCGCCGTCGGGGTCGCCCGGCACCTCACGGCAAGAAAGCAGATCACTCCTGGCGACGTCCTCCTCATGACCGAGGGGGCCGGGGGCGGGACGATTGCCACCGCTGCGATCTACTCCGGGTTCCCGGAGGTCGTCGAGGAGACGATCAACCTCCACTTCCTCAAGGCCTGCGAGGCGCTCCTTGCAAGCGACGTCCTCTCCGGCATCCACGCCATGACCGATGTCACGAACGGCGGGCTGCGGGGCGACGCCTACGAGATGGCGGAGACCGCAGGCTGCCGGATCGTCATCGTCGAGGACGAACTCCGGACTCTTGTGCAGCCCAAAGTCCTCTCGATGCTCGATGCCCTCGAGATCGACTACCTCGGCGTCTCGCTCGACGCTCTCCTGGTTGTCGCGCCGCCGGAACTCGCGCCCGAGATCCAGCGTGTCGTCGCGTCCGCAGGCGTCGTGATGAAAGAGGTCGGTTACGTCGAGGAAGGAGCTCCCGAGTCGGTGCTCTCCGTCAACGGCGAGATCCGTGACTTCTCGCCCCGGTTCCGGGAGTCGGCCTACACGCCGGTCAAGAAGGTCGTGGACGAGGACAAAAGGGATTTCGATGAGATGAAGGTAGGGGTTGAGCGGGCGGCGGAAGCGGCGCTCCAGAAGAAGCTCCGGATCCTCTCCCGGCTTCGCTCCTCTTAA
- a CDS encoding class I SAM-dependent methyltransferase, protein MKKVQQHYDEVADIYDDRYDGHRGKYYHGHISDHVMRELPKGGYLLDLGCGTGLFVQRYVAEGGRAVGLDISPRMVQHGRQRCPECEFCVGTADILPFRDSTFDALASLLAFSYIPNPEGMLREAYRVLKPGGRIAVCTLSRTVFTSIVPVIYHIGEMVGLKKVGVGDFNEHYYTNAEIESLFREAGFEDLSVSRCSFAHLNLADPVFNLARKVEPIIEEKLPYLAYNVCAAGKKPED, encoded by the coding sequence GTGAAGAAAGTACAGCAGCACTATGATGAGGTTGCGGATATCTACGACGACCGCTACGACGGCCACCGCGGGAAGTATTACCACGGCCACATCTCGGATCACGTGATGAGAGAACTCCCGAAGGGTGGGTACCTTCTCGACCTCGGGTGTGGGACAGGGCTTTTTGTCCAGCGCTACGTCGCTGAAGGGGGTCGAGCTGTAGGACTCGATATCAGCCCTAGAATGGTTCAACATGGGCGGCAGCGCTGCCCCGAGTGCGAGTTTTGCGTTGGAACGGCCGATATCCTTCCGTTCCGGGACTCCACCTTCGATGCTCTCGCAAGCCTGCTCGCCTTCAGTTACATCCCAAACCCGGAGGGAATGCTCCGCGAGGCCTACCGGGTCCTGAAACCCGGCGGCCGGATCGCGGTCTGCACACTCTCGCGGACTGTCTTTACGAGCATCGTCCCGGTCATCTATCACATAGGAGAGATGGTCGGCTTAAAGAAGGTTGGAGTCGGGGACTTTAACGAGCACTACTACACCAACGCCGAGATTGAGTCACTCTTCCGGGAGGCAGGATTCGAGGACCTCTCGGTCAGCCGATGCTCGTTTGCGCACTTAAACCTCGCTGATCCGGTCTTTAACCTCGCCCGGAAAGTGGAGCCCATCATCGAGGAGAAACTGCCGTACCTGGCGTATAACGTCTGCGCAGCGGGCAAAAAACCGGAAGATTAA
- a CDS encoding AAA family ATPase has translation MLWSEIHRPKGCEEIVGQERVVRHLMTFADTRSVPHMLISGPHGTGKSIAVESLAKRLYGETWEANTTILSAADLLGKGKSALETDERFAQIYRKDLSLIVNFKQIVKWYASMRPLDADFKLMVFEDAESLTFEAQQALRRTMERYSATCRFILVTTRPSAIIPAIASRCLPIFFAPLESEVIRARLNEILALEGATIPADDLDLIVHAAQGDLRRAIMYAQIAAQSKKDFDLADLSRSETGNVATSAFDAIRAGNFAAAKRIVESLMIEYGLSAREVVGELRQVVRREYNHPALAIALADADHRLCHNADDFVQLNALLARIAREVFSEESTAAL, from the coding sequence ATGCTCTGGAGTGAGATCCACCGACCCAAGGGATGCGAGGAGATCGTCGGGCAGGAGAGAGTCGTCCGCCACCTGATGACGTTTGCGGATACGCGGAGCGTGCCGCATATGCTCATCTCCGGCCCGCACGGCACCGGCAAGTCTATCGCTGTGGAAAGCCTCGCAAAACGGCTCTACGGCGAGACCTGGGAGGCAAATACGACCATCCTCAGCGCCGCCGACCTCCTTGGGAAGGGGAAGAGCGCTCTTGAAACAGATGAACGATTCGCCCAGATCTACCGCAAAGATCTGAGCCTGATCGTTAATTTCAAGCAGATCGTGAAGTGGTACGCCTCGATGCGACCGCTCGATGCCGACTTCAAACTGATGGTCTTTGAGGATGCTGAGAGCCTGACGTTTGAGGCGCAACAGGCTCTGCGCCGGACGATGGAGCGCTATAGCGCCACCTGCCGGTTCATCCTTGTCACCACCCGGCCGTCGGCGATCATCCCGGCTATCGCGTCGCGCTGCCTGCCGATCTTCTTTGCCCCGCTTGAGAGTGAGGTCATCCGTGCCCGTCTCAACGAGATCCTCGCTCTAGAGGGGGCCACAATCCCGGCCGATGACCTCGACCTGATCGTACACGCGGCGCAGGGCGACCTGCGGCGGGCGATTATGTACGCTCAGATCGCCGCACAATCAAAGAAGGACTTCGACCTCGCGGATCTCTCGCGCTCGGAGACCGGAAACGTCGCAACATCCGCGTTCGATGCTATCCGGGCCGGCAATTTTGCAGCGGCAAAGAGGATCGTTGAGTCGCTGATGATCGAGTATGGGCTCTCGGCGCGGGAGGTCGTCGGCGAGCTCCGGCAGGTGGTCAGGCGGGAATACAATCATCCGGCGCTTGCCATCGCACTCGCCGATGCGGACCACCGTCTCTGCCATAATGCGGACGACTTTGTGCAGCTCAATGCACTACTTGCCCGAATTGCCCGGGAGGTGTTCAGTGAAGAAAGTACAGCAGCACTATGA
- a CDS encoding 4-phosphopantoate--beta-alanine ligase, translated as MIPKDHPRYRSLVVRERLAECAREGIVALEGLASHGRGEAFDYLIGEKTTESALLAARTAAAMLLSARHAVISVNGNTAALAAREIAELQRASNADVEVNLFHRTDERIRLITNLLEEHGVRVLSGTPERLIPLSHDRALCLPEGIGDADVILVPLEDGDRCEALRKMGKTVITIDLNPLSRTARTANLTIVDEVTRALPAITTACTSLEPGEGERLIASLDNAYLLRAAIDEMRERLAHALE; from the coding sequence ATGATCCCAAAAGACCATCCACGCTACCGCTCTCTTGTCGTCCGTGAACGGCTTGCCGAGTGCGCCCGCGAGGGCATCGTCGCCCTCGAGGGGCTTGCCTCCCACGGGCGCGGGGAGGCGTTCGATTACCTGATCGGCGAAAAGACAACGGAGAGCGCACTTCTTGCCGCCCGGACGGCCGCCGCGATGCTTCTATCCGCCCGGCATGCGGTGATATCGGTGAACGGGAACACGGCGGCGCTTGCGGCAAGAGAGATCGCTGAACTGCAGAGGGCAAGCAATGCCGATGTCGAGGTGAACCTCTTCCACCGGACTGACGAGCGGATCCGGCTGATCACCAACTTGCTTGAAGAGCACGGCGTCCGGGTTCTTTCAGGTACGCCGGAGCGGCTCATCCCGCTCTCCCACGACCGTGCGCTCTGTCTCCCGGAGGGGATTGGAGACGCTGATGTCATCCTGGTCCCCCTCGAGGACGGGGATCGCTGCGAAGCGCTCCGAAAGATGGGCAAGACCGTCATTACCATCGACTTAAACCCGCTCTCCCGGACAGCGCGGACGGCAAACCTCACGATCGTCGATGAGGTGACACGTGCTCTCCCTGCGATCACCACGGCATGTACCTCCCTTGAGCCGGGGGAGGGAGAACGCCTGATCGCCTCGCTTGATAATGCCTATCTTCTTAGGGCAGCAATAGATGAGATGAGAGAGAGACTGGCCCATGCTCTGGAGTGA
- a CDS encoding pantoate kinase — MVQTAVAFSPGHISGYFRRVEGSDPASTGSIGAGVVINEGVRSTVEPARETSVRVIHQGHAFAGSPPIEYALDRLGVAARVTTECRLPIGAGFGLSAAALLATLTAANELFALTLTAEEVAAYAHEAEVLHRTGLGDVAAIQAGGVVCRKGAGIHAEITRIYPEEPLYAISLGPLPTASVLSSPEAMARIAAAYPDRCPRDLADFCRLSRRFAESSGLIAAEVREVLQACDTAGVPASMTMLGNGVFACGNGAEAVLSRFGEVYRLCVARRGAYLIEMRP; from the coding sequence ATGGTCCAGACTGCTGTAGCCTTCTCCCCCGGGCACATATCCGGCTACTTCCGACGCGTCGAGGGGAGCGACCCTGCATCGACCGGGAGCATCGGGGCCGGCGTGGTCATCAATGAAGGGGTGCGTTCGACGGTTGAGCCGGCCCGCGAGACGAGCGTCCGGGTGATCCACCAGGGCCACGCGTTCGCCGGGTCGCCGCCGATCGAGTATGCCCTCGATCGGCTGGGTGTTGCCGCCCGCGTCACCACGGAGTGCCGGCTACCTATCGGGGCCGGGTTCGGACTCTCGGCGGCTGCGCTTCTTGCGACACTCACGGCCGCAAACGAACTCTTCGCCCTCACTCTTACCGCAGAGGAGGTGGCTGCTTATGCCCACGAAGCCGAGGTCCTGCACCGGACCGGTCTAGGGGACGTCGCCGCGATCCAGGCAGGCGGGGTTGTCTGCAGAAAAGGTGCAGGCATCCATGCAGAGATCACCCGCATCTACCCGGAGGAACCACTCTACGCCATAAGCCTCGGTCCACTCCCGACCGCCTCGGTCCTCTCGTCGCCCGAGGCGATGGCCCGGATAGCCGCCGCGTACCCGGACCGCTGCCCCCGGGATCTTGCCGACTTCTGCCGTCTCTCGCGCAGATTTGCCGAAAGCAGCGGGCTTATTGCGGCAGAGGTACGAGAGGTGCTCCAGGCCTGCGATACTGCAGGTGTCCCGGCGAGCATGACGATGCTGGGAAACGGCGTCTTCGCCTGCGGCAACGGTGCGGAGGCGGTCCTCTCCCGGTTCGGGGAGGTCTACCGGCTTTGCGTCGCACGCCGCGGCGCATACCTGATCGAGATGAGACCATGA
- the coaBC gene encoding bifunctional phosphopantothenoylcysteine decarboxylase/phosphopantothenate--cysteine ligase CoaBC has translation MTLSGKTVVLAVTGSIAAVETVKLAHALRRRGATVQAVMTDAAAGIIHPDALTYATGRQTITRITGLVEHVLYCGEGGAADLLLIAPCTANTISKIACGIDDTPVTTFATTALGRGMPVVVVPAMHESMYNHPGVRENLRRLQSWGIVVVDPRIEEGKAKIADNETIVLHAERAVMGHPLAGKKVLITSGACAEPLDDVRVLTTRSTGQMGRALALAAFRLGADVTVVHSGSFPCVRNIRATTAAEMRDAVLSVCRDEGVDIYISAAAISDFAPERREGKIPSGEPLSIRLNPLPKIISEVMKTYRPMTVAFKLGWNEEERARAMLEAGASVVVVNTPPTMGAAAGSFRIMTTGETTEISGTKEEVAAAIWSRLL, from the coding sequence ATGACACTCTCAGGAAAGACGGTGGTGCTTGCCGTAACGGGGAGCATTGCAGCCGTCGAGACGGTGAAACTCGCCCACGCGCTGCGCCGCCGGGGTGCGACGGTGCAGGCGGTCATGACGGATGCAGCGGCGGGGATCATCCACCCCGACGCCCTGACCTACGCAACCGGCCGGCAAACGATCACCCGGATCACCGGCCTTGTGGAGCATGTCCTCTACTGCGGGGAGGGCGGGGCGGCAGACCTCCTCCTCATCGCCCCCTGCACGGCAAATACCATCAGCAAGATCGCCTGCGGGATCGACGATACTCCGGTGACCACCTTCGCGACGACGGCGCTTGGCCGAGGGATGCCGGTGGTGGTCGTCCCGGCGATGCACGAGAGTATGTACAACCATCCGGGGGTCAGGGAGAACCTCCGACGACTCCAGTCCTGGGGCATCGTCGTCGTCGACCCGAGGATCGAGGAGGGGAAGGCGAAGATCGCCGATAACGAGACGATCGTCCTTCACGCCGAACGGGCAGTGATGGGCCATCCGCTCGCCGGAAAGAAGGTTCTCATCACGAGCGGGGCGTGTGCGGAGCCCCTCGACGACGTCCGGGTCCTCACCACCCGGTCGACGGGCCAGATGGGGCGAGCCCTCGCCCTCGCGGCCTTCCGGCTCGGGGCCGACGTGACGGTGGTGCACAGCGGCTCATTCCCGTGCGTGAGAAATATCCGCGCCACGACTGCGGCCGAGATGCGGGATGCCGTCCTCTCGGTCTGCCGGGACGAGGGGGTCGATATCTACATCAGCGCCGCGGCGATATCGGACTTTGCCCCCGAGCGCCGGGAGGGAAAGATCCCAAGCGGAGAGCCGCTGAGCATACGGCTCAATCCTCTCCCAAAGATCATCAGCGAGGTTATGAAGACCTACCGGCCGATGACGGTGGCATTCAAACTGGGCTGGAACGAGGAGGAGCGGGCAAGGGCGATGCTTGAAGCAGGCGCAAGCGTTGTCGTCGTGAACACACCCCCGACGATGGGCGCGGCGGCGGGATCGTTTCGGATCATGACCACCGGGGAGACTACCGAGATCTCCGGGACCAAGGAGGAGGTCGCTGCGGCGATATGGTCCAGACTGCTGTAG
- a CDS encoding class I SAM-dependent methyltransferase produces the protein MRARKVPANTLADLAGEEWVDPTRRPYVRDGTAWVPVREGYPADENLPERTRYRGRGYHLVGDIAILHGDAPTKDELAAIVEHCRPRGVIRVKGYTGVMRIPDVEVLYGTAGEVRHREQGYTFILDPTRVMFAQGNRIEKARIASLVRPGERIADMFAGIGYFSIPAAMSGAQVHAMEINPIAFEYLQRNIMANNLADRVTGVLGDCREHLSGIYDRILMGHFDAPSMLADALAHVRSGSVLHVHSIGNATETIQKEVAKAGLEAAVTSRRVKKYGPHAWHMVQDVTIS, from the coding sequence ATGCGTGCGCGCAAAGTGCCGGCGAACACCCTCGCCGATCTTGCGGGGGAGGAGTGGGTCGACCCGACCCGCCGGCCTTACGTCCGGGACGGGACCGCCTGGGTCCCGGTCCGGGAAGGCTATCCTGCCGACGAGAATCTCCCCGAGCGTACGCGATACCGGGGCCGGGGATATCACCTCGTCGGGGATATCGCGATCCTCCACGGCGACGCACCGACAAAGGACGAACTTGCCGCGATCGTGGAGCATTGCCGCCCCCGAGGCGTCATCCGGGTGAAAGGGTATACGGGTGTGATGCGCATCCCGGACGTGGAGGTGCTCTACGGGACCGCCGGCGAGGTGCGCCACCGCGAGCAGGGCTACACGTTCATCCTTGACCCGACACGGGTGATGTTTGCTCAGGGAAACCGTATAGAAAAGGCAAGAATCGCCTCCCTTGTCCGGCCCGGCGAACGCATCGCCGATATGTTTGCAGGAATCGGTTACTTCTCGATACCCGCGGCCATGAGCGGTGCACAGGTCCATGCAATGGAGATCAACCCAATAGCCTTTGAATACCTTCAACGAAACATTATGGCAAACAATCTCGCGGACCGGGTCACGGGAGTTCTTGGGGACTGCAGGGAGCATCTCTCCGGCATCTATGATCGGATCCTGATGGGTCACTTCGATGCACCCTCGATGCTTGCCGATGCCCTCGCTCACGTCCGGAGCGGGAGCGTGCTCCACGTCCACAGCATCGGGAACGCGACCGAAACGATCCAGAAAGAGGTCGCCAAGGCCGGCCTTGAGGCGGCAGTAACCTCCCGCCGGGTGAAGAAATACGGCCCGCACGCATGGCATATGGTGCAGGATGTGACGATATCGTGA
- a CDS encoding 60S ribosomal export protein NMD3 produces the protein MTIQTSICPRCGQPTEEGLCPQCRAADVRLLTCQPRVTAVYCPVCDSQKRGKTWSDLQMPREDLIAELAVSATSIHEDAKDIRVTVRSQETGPNRTTCTVEVEATMYGVPVKETCETEIIWQKESCDRCSRISGGYYEGIVQVRATNRKINAYEREVAARIAEQVEESLQQSGDRFSFISDLQDTKDGVDITVGTQHLGLEISRMITGALGGRFTTHPKLVGEKEGRALYRITYSIRLPFYQKGDVVVARGGYFEVREIDGQRLRVFDLQNGTARTLTEDEVERLIGNVREAESALVVFTQPGAVGLMDPKTYQTKEVNAVPWTFPVEGQPIRVLRDEVEDRLVIVG, from the coding sequence ATGACCATCCAGACGAGCATCTGCCCCCGATGCGGGCAGCCGACCGAAGAAGGGCTCTGTCCGCAGTGCCGGGCCGCGGATGTCCGACTACTCACCTGCCAGCCCCGGGTGACGGCGGTCTACTGTCCGGTCTGCGACTCGCAGAAGCGCGGCAAGACCTGGTCGGACCTGCAGATGCCGCGTGAGGACTTGATCGCCGAACTGGCGGTATCGGCGACGAGCATCCACGAGGATGCAAAGGATATCCGGGTCACCGTCCGGTCGCAGGAGACCGGGCCGAACAGGACGACCTGCACCGTCGAGGTGGAAGCGACGATGTATGGGGTCCCGGTGAAGGAGACCTGCGAGACCGAGATCATCTGGCAGAAGGAGTCCTGCGACCGGTGCAGCCGCATCTCCGGGGGCTACTACGAGGGGATCGTCCAGGTACGGGCTACGAACAGAAAGATCAACGCCTACGAGCGCGAAGTTGCCGCAAGGATTGCGGAGCAGGTCGAAGAGTCGCTCCAGCAGTCGGGCGACCGTTTCTCGTTCATATCGGATCTCCAGGACACAAAAGACGGCGTCGATATCACCGTCGGGACACAACACCTCGGCCTTGAGATCTCAAGGATGATAACCGGAGCGCTCGGCGGACGGTTTACAACCCATCCGAAACTGGTCGGTGAGAAGGAGGGAAGGGCACTCTACCGGATCACCTACTCGATTCGGCTGCCGTTCTACCAGAAAGGCGACGTGGTGGTCGCCCGGGGCGGCTACTTTGAGGTGCGTGAGATTGACGGGCAACGTCTCCGGGTCTTTGACCTGCAGAACGGCACGGCCCGGACCCTCACTGAGGATGAGGTGGAGCGCCTCATCGGAAACGTTCGCGAGGCCGAGTCCGCGCTCGTGGTCTTCACGCAACCGGGCGCCGTAGGACTGATGGACCCAAAGACCTACCAGACCAAAGAGGTGAATGCGGTGCCCTGGACGTTCCCGGTGGAGGGGCAGCCAATCCGGGTGCTCCGCGATGAGGTGGAGGATCGCCTGGTCATCGTCGGGTGA
- a CDS encoding DUF424 domain-containing protein: MYLKVHRIPGAGEVVAACDSELLDVTLMHGDVEVCITREFYGTERVAEEDVRRALAGADNVNIIGKRVVALAEAMGLVNEEDCIMIGDVPHAQIFRI; encoded by the coding sequence ATGTACTTGAAAGTGCACCGTATACCGGGCGCCGGTGAAGTGGTGGCTGCCTGCGATTCCGAGCTGCTCGACGTCACCCTGATGCACGGCGACGTGGAAGTCTGCATCACCAGAGAATTTTACGGCACGGAGCGTGTTGCTGAGGAAGATGTCAGGAGAGCTCTTGCCGGTGCCGATAACGTTAATATAATAGGGAAGCGTGTCGTAGCCCTCGCAGAAGCCATGGGGCTCGTCAATGAGGAGGACTGCATCATGATCGGCGACGTCCCCCATGCTCAGATATTCAGGATATAA
- a CDS encoding TatD family hydrolase translates to MKPPAIPITDDHIHIDPVNGRGIEAAKDFRRSGGTHIFLVSKPSWSFGIEPSSGEDYREVFEATLRVAEMVRETGLVVYPVLGVHPAEMNRLAARMTLDEAAAVMMAGLDLAARYVEEGRAVALKSGRPHYEVPPEVLSASNAVLFHALELGAEHGCAVQLHAESGPCIDVVEMAAEAGIPIERVVKHFATPETPLMPSFIARHEDIPALAREGRRFTMESDYMDENSRPGAVIGPKSVPRFTRRYLEEGLITEEDAWRIHVETPSRTYGVDIALP, encoded by the coding sequence ATGAAACCACCAGCGATACCGATCACTGACGACCATATCCACATCGACCCGGTGAACGGCCGGGGGATCGAGGCCGCGAAGGACTTCCGCCGCAGCGGGGGGACGCACATCTTCCTGGTCTCAAAGCCCTCCTGGTCGTTCGGGATCGAACCCTCGTCTGGCGAGGACTACCGGGAGGTCTTCGAGGCGACGCTCCGGGTAGCCGAGATGGTCCGCGAGACCGGACTCGTCGTCTACCCGGTCCTCGGGGTCCACCCTGCGGAGATGAACCGCCTTGCGGCGCGGATGACTCTGGACGAGGCCGCCGCGGTCATGATGGCCGGTCTCGACCTTGCGGCCCGCTACGTCGAGGAGGGACGGGCTGTTGCTCTCAAGAGCGGTCGGCCCCACTACGAGGTCCCGCCGGAGGTGCTTAGCGCCTCAAACGCGGTCCTCTTCCACGCACTCGAACTTGGCGCCGAACACGGCTGCGCCGTCCAGCTCCACGCCGAGAGCGGACCCTGCATCGATGTCGTCGAGATGGCCGCCGAAGCGGGTATCCCGATCGAGAGGGTCGTCAAACACTTTGCGACGCCGGAGACCCCGCTCATGCCCTCCTTCATCGCGCGGCACGAGGATATTCCCGCGCTTGCCCGCGAGGGGCGGCGGTTCACCATGGAGAGCGACTACATGGACGAGAACAGCCGGCCCGGAGCGGTCATCGGGCCGAAGTCCGTTCCGCGGTTCACACGCAGGTACCTCGAGGAAGGACTCATCACCGAAGAGGATGCCTGGCGCATCCATGTCGAGACGCCATCCCGCACCTACGGCGTTGATATTGCCCTTCCTTGA
- a CDS encoding dihydroneopterin aldolase family protein, translating into MITDREKAAFEAGIKLGALYHQFVGTPIARETAAAVETAIEQAVGLQPYVTDIRVRLNRDMMVSNRFGYSELAGKMFDVEITTTVGTTVCRARLHLEDDYPMMEIVEIHETTSDTDH; encoded by the coding sequence ATGATCACCGACCGCGAGAAAGCGGCCTTCGAAGCCGGGATCAAGCTCGGCGCCCTCTACCACCAGTTCGTCGGGACGCCGATCGCCCGCGAGACCGCTGCCGCCGTTGAGACCGCCATCGAGCAGGCCGTCGGACTGCAGCCTTACGTGACGGATATCCGCGTCCGGCTGAACCGGGATATGATGGTCTCGAACCGGTTCGGCTACTCGGAACTTGCCGGAAAGATGTTTGATGTCGAGATCACGACCACAGTCGGGACGACCGTCTGCCGGGCCCGACTGCACCTCGAGGACGATTACCCCATGATGGAGATCGTCGAGATCCATGAAACCACCAGCGATACCGATCACTGA